In Caballeronia sp. Lep1P3, a single genomic region encodes these proteins:
- a CDS encoding formylmethanofuran dehydrogenase, giving the protein MNAHSEPKRNKLSTAVQKTWTCPFCPLLCDDIYLTVTADARLAATNTSCPRLAQSLARTSAQDADRKPTIDGQATDLASALSQAAQILSHARQPLFGGLATDVAGARALFELAAHSGAILDHLHGDALCAATLALQDRGALFTTLSEVRSRADLIVVFACEPSRRYPRFYERIDTALRDVDIVFVGCNVDPAAGTHTDATLQNADAFDTLALWSALVEGRKPDAFADTETARTLQRLIDRIRAAHYTALVYEPAALPGPHAALAIEAIHRIVKTINRTVRAGALALTGDDGSMSVNQAVTWLSGFPLRTRVAFGLPLDYDPHRYDTHALMHRREIDALLWVSSFAPEPLPAALADDTPAIVLGHPATTLDERAAPTVFIPVATPGVDSSAHLFRMDTSVVAPLVAARDVGLPTVSAVASELVKQLRARRPS; this is encoded by the coding sequence ATAAACGCCCACTCCGAGCCAAAGAGAAACAAGCTCAGCACCGCCGTGCAAAAAACCTGGACCTGTCCATTCTGCCCGCTGCTATGCGACGACATATACCTGACCGTCACAGCCGACGCACGCCTGGCCGCCACGAACACGTCCTGCCCGCGGCTCGCGCAATCGCTTGCGCGAACAAGCGCACAAGATGCAGACCGCAAGCCGACGATCGATGGCCAAGCCACCGATCTCGCGTCGGCGCTCTCGCAAGCCGCGCAGATTCTGTCGCACGCACGGCAGCCGCTTTTCGGCGGACTGGCAACCGACGTGGCCGGCGCGCGCGCACTCTTTGAACTCGCCGCTCACAGCGGCGCCATACTCGACCATCTGCACGGCGACGCGCTCTGTGCGGCCACACTCGCGCTGCAAGACCGCGGCGCGCTCTTCACGACACTCTCGGAAGTGCGCTCGCGCGCCGATCTCATCGTCGTGTTCGCATGCGAGCCGTCGCGCCGCTATCCGCGCTTCTATGAACGCATCGACACGGCGCTTCGCGATGTCGACATCGTCTTTGTCGGATGCAACGTCGATCCAGCTGCCGGCACGCACACCGACGCCACGCTGCAAAACGCCGATGCCTTCGATACGCTCGCACTCTGGTCCGCACTCGTCGAAGGCCGCAAGCCCGATGCGTTCGCGGATACTGAAACGGCGCGCACGCTGCAACGTCTGATCGATCGCATCCGCGCAGCGCATTACACCGCGCTCGTCTATGAACCCGCCGCGCTGCCCGGCCCGCATGCGGCGCTCGCGATCGAAGCGATTCATCGCATCGTGAAGACGATCAACCGCACCGTGCGCGCGGGCGCGCTCGCACTCACGGGCGACGACGGCTCAATGTCGGTGAATCAGGCGGTCACGTGGCTCTCGGGCTTTCCGCTGCGCACGCGCGTCGCCTTCGGCTTGCCGCTCGACTACGATCCGCATCGCTATGACACGCATGCGCTCATGCATCGACGCGAAATCGACGCCCTGCTATGGGTGTCGAGCTTCGCGCCCGAGCCCTTGCCCGCAGCGCTCGCCGACGATACGCCCGCCATCGTGCTCGGTCATCCGGCGACGACGCTCGACGAACGCGCGGCGCCGACCGTCTTCATTCCCGTCGCGACGCCCGGCGTCGATAGCAGCGCGCATCTCTTTCGCATGGACACATCGGTTGTCGCGCCGCTCGTCGCCGCGCGCGATGTCGGCTTGCCGACCGTGTCCGCCGTTGCGAGCGAACTCGTAAAGCAGCTTCGCGCAAGGAGGCCCTCATGA
- a CDS encoding formylmethanofuran dehydrogenase subunit A translates to MSVARLRGGTLYDPTNGIDGERRDIFIRDGRIVEDMAAEAIPPERDFDASGMVVMAGGIDLHSHIGGGKTNLSRLLLPEDHRNDARAIANRPGEGRYMRLPSCGTCTPGTLATGYRYAEMGYTAAFEPAMIGSNARHTHLEMGDTPIIDHGAYVMMGNDELFLQMLGAREDFQRMRDYVGWTINASKALGVKVVNPGGISAFKFNQRSLDLDEAHVHYGVTPRDVLKTLTRALAELRVPHPLHVHASNLGVPGNVATTIGTMDAAEGLPIHLTHIQFHSYGTEGPRKFSSGARAIAEAVNARPNVSIDVGQIMFGQTVTASGDTMMQFRNAPLARPRKWVLGDIECDGGCGVLPFRYREESFVNALQWIIGLEIFLLVDDPWRVSMTTDHPNGAPFTSYPHLIRLLMDKSFRDERLATLDADAQALSVLGGIEREFSLYDIAIITRAGPARLLGLKDRGHLGAGAAADIAVYREDADRERMFTSPAYVLKDGELIARDGTLLTTPTGGIHYVQPDYDRAIEARVREFTQANLAGRFDNVAIGEDEICACCNGGKLLPVACLAGHGANRP, encoded by the coding sequence ATGAGCGTTGCGCGCTTGAGAGGCGGCACGCTTTACGATCCGACGAACGGCATCGACGGCGAGCGGCGCGATATCTTCATACGCGATGGCCGCATCGTCGAGGACATGGCAGCCGAAGCCATTCCCCCCGAGCGCGACTTCGATGCGAGCGGCATGGTGGTCATGGCAGGCGGCATCGATCTGCATTCGCACATCGGCGGCGGAAAGACCAATCTCTCGCGTCTTCTGCTACCGGAAGATCATCGCAACGATGCGCGCGCAATCGCGAACAGACCCGGCGAAGGCCGCTACATGCGGCTGCCTTCATGCGGCACCTGCACGCCGGGCACGCTCGCGACCGGCTATCGTTATGCGGAAATGGGCTACACCGCCGCGTTCGAACCGGCGATGATCGGCTCCAACGCGCGCCATACGCATCTGGAAATGGGCGATACGCCGATCATCGATCACGGCGCCTACGTGATGATGGGCAACGACGAACTGTTCCTGCAGATGCTCGGTGCGCGCGAAGACTTCCAACGCATGCGCGATTACGTCGGCTGGACCATCAACGCGAGCAAGGCGCTTGGCGTGAAGGTCGTGAATCCCGGCGGCATCTCCGCGTTCAAGTTCAACCAGCGCTCGCTCGATCTCGACGAAGCGCATGTGCATTACGGCGTCACACCGCGCGATGTGCTCAAGACGCTCACGCGTGCGCTCGCGGAGTTGCGCGTGCCGCATCCGCTTCATGTGCATGCAAGCAATCTCGGCGTACCGGGCAATGTCGCAACGACAATCGGCACGATGGATGCCGCCGAAGGCTTGCCCATCCACCTCACGCATATCCAGTTTCATAGCTATGGCACCGAAGGCCCGCGCAAGTTCTCGTCGGGCGCGCGCGCAATTGCCGAAGCAGTCAATGCGCGGCCCAACGTGAGCATCGACGTCGGCCAGATCATGTTCGGACAAACCGTCACGGCTTCCGGTGACACGATGATGCAGTTTCGTAACGCTCCGCTTGCGCGTCCGCGCAAATGGGTGCTCGGCGATATCGAATGCGACGGCGGCTGCGGCGTGCTGCCGTTTCGGTATCGCGAAGAGAGCTTCGTGAATGCGCTGCAATGGATCATCGGGCTGGAGATATTCCTGCTCGTCGACGATCCGTGGCGCGTTTCGATGACCACGGATCATCCGAACGGCGCGCCGTTCACGAGTTATCCGCATCTCATCCGGCTGCTGATGGACAAGTCGTTCCGCGACGAAAGGCTCGCAACGCTCGACGCCGACGCCCAAGCGCTGAGCGTGCTCGGCGGCATCGAGCGCGAGTTCTCGCTCTACGACATCGCGATCATCACGCGCGCAGGCCCGGCGCGTCTGCTCGGACTCAAAGATCGCGGACACCTCGGCGCCGGCGCGGCGGCCGATATCGCCGTGTATCGCGAGGACGCCGACCGCGAGCGGATGTTCACGTCTCCCGCCTATGTTCTCAAGGATGGCGAACTAATCGCACGCGATGGAACTTTACTGACGACGCCAACGGGCGGCATCCATTACGTTCAGCCGGACTATGACCGCGCAATCGAGGCGCGCGTGCGCGAATTCACGCAGGCGAATCTTGCGGGCCGCTTCGACAACGTCGCCATCGGCGAAGACGAAATCTGCGCATGCTGCAACGGCGGCAAGCTCTTGCCGGTTGCATGTCTGGCAGGCCATGGAGCGAATCGGCCATGA